In Chitinibacter sp. FCG-7, the genomic stretch GGCGGAAATGAACGGGTTTCTTTCAAAACAGAATCGATACCACTCATGCTGTGTACTCCTGCAAGCCAAGTTAAAAACAGTTGGTGAAAATTGGTACCGTGACTGTATGCCTGCGCCAAAATCAAAGCCAATTGTCTTTTCTGATGTGGCAAATCAATCTGGCTGATGCTGGATGTAAGTGCCTGTAAATTAAGCGCTATTAGGGTTTTTACTTAGCTTTAGGAAGATCATCGCGGCCATCAGTGCGTCATTCAGTGGGTCGTGCCGCGCCAGAGCGGGTAGATCCAGCGTGTGCAAAATCCGCTCCAGCCGTAGATCCACTTCCGGGCTATAGGCGCTGACCATGCGGTCGTAATACAGGCCCGATACATCAATGGCGCGGTTGGGCAAGGCGATTCCCAGCCACGGTTTGAGCTGGCGATTGATCACTGCCAGATCAAACTCCAGATAGTAGCCTATGATCGGGCGCGAGCCGATGAAGTGCAGTAGCTGGCTGAGCGCGTCGTCCATCGCCAGCCCTTGCGCTACGTCCTGCGCGCGCAAGCCGTGGATGGGGATGCTTTTAGGATCGAGCGCGCCGCTGGGCTTGATCAGTAGCGATAAAGCATCCGACAGCTCGATCCGTCTGCCCGAAATGCGTACCGCGGCGATGCTGATGATTTCGGCATTTCTGGGGTCAAGGCTGCTGGTCTCGCAATCGATGCTGACCCATTCCTGTGCCGGTTCGCCTGCCAATAGAAAATCAAATTCGGCTTTGAGTAGCCGCGCTCTAAGCCAGCGTTGCCGCCAGTAGCGTAGCGATAGCTGGCTTGGTGCCGGGATTGGGCGCTGGCTCATAGCTGATCCAGTTTGAAATGGTGGCGCAGCAGGGAACGAAACTGCTTAACAACGCCGAGTGCGTCTTTGAGTAGCTCGCGCTCCAATGCTGTCAGCTGCGCCGGGTCGATCAGGTTCACCGCCTGCCGCCCGGCGGCTTGCGCCTGCAGGCCGTATTTAAGCTGCAAGCCTTGCAAAAAGCCCAGCGTTTCAGCCAGATCCTGAGCCAGCGAATGGCTGATCACGGTGCCGCCGCTTAAAGCGGCCAGCCGCAGATAGCTATTGCGAGGCTCGATGCCTGCCTCCAGCGCCAGGCTGCGCAAGCCGTGCGTGATCGGAAAAATCCCGCCTTTTTTTAAATCCAGCAGGTGATCATCAGCATGGGTCAGCAGGCGGGAGAACAGCCCCAGCGGGCTGGGAAACTGCTCTATTGCGCGTGCGAAATGCGCCATAAAGGAGGTATTGCCATCAAGCCAGCGCTTTAGATGGTTTTTCAGCTCATACAGTAGGGTAGTATTTCCGGTGACTGCTGTGCCGTCAATCCAGATGGCCAGTTGCATCAATTGCTTGCTATCGGGCGAATAAGTCCAGGCGTCAATTTGCTGCTTAAAGCCGCTAACGCTAAGTCGCCATGCCGGATTGCTGATCATGATCTGGCCGGGGCAGGGCGGGTAGCCCAATGCAAGCAAGGTGGCGTTAAATTGTGCACACACGCTGGCCAGCTCGGGGTGCTCATAGCCATCGGCAATAATCAGCGCATTATCCTGATCGGTGCGCAAAATCTGCTCGCCGCGTCCTTCCGAGCCCAGCGCGAGCAGGCAGACGTGCTCCAGCATTCCCGCCGGTGCCAGCAGCGCAAATAGTTTGGCGAGTAGTTTTTGCCGCAGCTCGCCAATCAGCTCGGCAATCAGCGTTACTTTCATGCCGCTCTGCTGAAATAGCTGGATCAAGGGCGTGAATCGCGCTGAAACCTGTTTGAGTTCGTCGATGCTGTTGGCGCGCTCGATCTGCACGCCAAGGCTGTGCGGATTGTTGGCTAGACAAGCGAGCAAATCGAGTTGTTCGAGTACGCCGCTGATTTCGCCATTTTGGGCGATCAAGACCCGGTGAATGCCGTGGCGCATCATTAGAATCATGGCCTGATGCAGGGTGGCATCCGGCTCGACCGTATGCAGCCTGAAGCTGGCATGATCGGCCGCGTGCGTTGTTGCGGGCACCAGACCCTGACTGACCAGCTGGCATAAATCGCTCTGGGTGAAAATGCCGCAGCCTTGCGCCGTTTTGATCAGCACCGAGCTGGCATGTTTGGCCTGCAGCATTTGCGCCGCATCGAGTACGCTGGCGTCGGCTGGCAGATAAAACACCGGGCTGGCGCAGGCGTCGCGCACGCGCGTTAGCATTAGCGTGGCCTGGCTGAGCTGGTGCGGGCTGGGCGACAATTCGGCCATTCGGCGCGCGACGTCCTGATAAAAATAGGCAGCAAAGGTGGTATTGCGCTGGCTCAGCTGCAAAATGGCTTCGCGCGGAATGCGCCACAGCAGTGTGTCTTCGCGGGCGCTGAAAGCGTGGGCGCAGCGGCCTTCCAGCAGCGCCTTGCCATCAAATAATTCGTGTTCGGCAATCGGCACATCGTGATCGGCTCCGCCTGTGACCAGCCCTTTCATTACCACGTACAGCGCCAGCATCGGGCTGCCTGCCTCGATGATCGTGCTGCCTGCGGCATGATATTCAATATCTATCTGCCGGATTAGCTCGCTGCCTTCAACCGGCGTGAGAGTATCGAAAGGTGGGTAGGAAAAATCGAGCGCGCCTGGCATCGCCAACTCCTGCGGTGAAGTGAAGCAAGACAACACATAAAAAAGCGCCCCAGCGTGAATCACGAATGGGGCGCAGGTTTTATTGCAAGGTATATCGCTAGATTAGTGTTCTGATGCGCCTTCTGCACCAATACCCGTCATCGAGCGGATAAACTGCGCTTTGAATTTGCCACGTTCCAGCTGAGCCCGGGCGCTGTTGTCCGTCACCGAGAACAGCCAGGTGAAGAAGAACGCTGCAGTCATTGAGAACAAGGCTGGGTTTTTGTACGCAAACAGCTCAGAGCCTTTGGCATGACCGAGTACGTCTACCCACACCGTTGGTCCCAAGATAATCAGCACGACCGCCGAGATCAGGCCGATTGCGCCACCCCACACTGCACCACGCGTGGTGAGGTTTTTCCAGAACATCGACAAGATCAGCACTGGGAAGTTGGCCGATGCCGCGATTGAGAAGGCCAGGCCGACCATAAAGGCGATATTCTGTTTCTCGAAAATAATACCGAGTAGCATGGCGACGATCCCCAGTGCAACGGTGGTCATTTTCGATACGCGAATCTCGTCGGCTTCATTGGCTTTGCCTTTCTTGATGACCGAGGCGTACAGATCGTGCGATACCGCCGAAGCGCCCGAGAGCGTCAAGCCAGCTACTACCGCCAGAATGGTGGCAAAGGCTACCGCAGAAATAAAGCCCAGGAACAAGTCACCACCCACAGCAGCCGACAAATGCACCGCCGCCATATTCGAGCCGCCAATCAGCGCGCCCGTGGCATCCTTGAACGCCGGATTGGTCGCAACCAGCACGATTGCGCCAAAGCCGATGATAAAGGTCAGGATGTAGAAGTAGCCAATAAAGCCGGTGGCGTAGAACACCGATTTACGGGCTTCTTTGGCATCCGATACGGTAAAGAAACGCATCAGGATGTGCGGTAGACCTGCCGTACCAAACATCAGCGCCAGGCCGAGCGAAATGGCATCAATCGGGTTGGAAACCAGACCACCGGGGGCCATGATGTCCGATTTGGCCGCTTTGGCGGCGTTCTCGGCTGCGGTGGCTGCTGAGGCGAGCGCTGCTGAAGCGTCAGGCGCATTGGCGGCCACTGCAACTGCTGCTGCTTCCGAGGCTACCGCCGCTTTGGCTGTCAGAGCCTGAGCACCAGCCTGTTTGACTTCGACTGCTTGCTGGAACAGCGTTTCAAAGCTGAACCCGGCGTGCTTCATCACCATAAAGGCC encodes the following:
- a CDS encoding putative nucleotidyltransferase substrate binding domain-containing protein, encoding MPGALDFSYPPFDTLTPVEGSELIRQIDIEYHAAGSTIIEAGSPMLALYVVMKGLVTGGADHDVPIAEHELFDGKALLEGRCAHAFSAREDTLLWRIPREAILQLSQRNTTFAAYFYQDVARRMAELSPSPHQLSQATLMLTRVRDACASPVFYLPADASVLDAAQMLQAKHASSVLIKTAQGCGIFTQSDLCQLVSQGLVPATTHAADHASFRLHTVEPDATLHQAMILMMRHGIHRVLIAQNGEISGVLEQLDLLACLANNPHSLGVQIERANSIDELKQVSARFTPLIQLFQQSGMKVTLIAELIGELRQKLLAKLFALLAPAGMLEHVCLLALGSEGRGEQILRTDQDNALIIADGYEHPELASVCAQFNATLLALGYPPCPGQIMISNPAWRLSVSGFKQQIDAWTYSPDSKQLMQLAIWIDGTAVTGNTTLLYELKNHLKRWLDGNTSFMAHFARAIEQFPSPLGLFSRLLTHADDHLLDLKKGGIFPITHGLRSLALEAGIEPRNSYLRLAALSGGTVISHSLAQDLAETLGFLQGLQLKYGLQAQAAGRQAVNLIDPAQLTALERELLKDALGVVKQFRSLLRHHFKLDQL
- a CDS encoding cation acetate symporter; this encodes MKSLLQKLGLAGTFAAVMLMSSMPSWAAGAIEGAVEKRSLNVHAIVMFLAFVAFTLGITYWAARRTRSAKDFYAAGGGITGFQNGLAIAGDYMSAASFLGISAMVFTTGYDGLIYSIGFLVGWPVITFMVAERLRNLGKYTFADVASYRLSQTPVRVFAATGTLVVVALYLIAQMVGAGKLIQLLFGLDYTYAVILVGILMILYVTFGGMLATTWVQIIKAILLLSGASFMAFMVMKHAGFSFETLFQQAVEVKQAGAQALTAKAAVASEAAAVAVAANAPDASAALASAATAAENAAKAAKSDIMAPGGLVSNPIDAISLGLALMFGTAGLPHILMRFFTVSDAKEARKSVFYATGFIGYFYILTFIIGFGAIVLVATNPAFKDATGALIGGSNMAAVHLSAAVGGDLFLGFISAVAFATILAVVAGLTLSGASAVSHDLYASVIKKGKANEADEIRVSKMTTVALGIVAMLLGIIFEKQNIAFMVGLAFSIAASANFPVLILSMFWKNLTTRGAVWGGAIGLISAVVLIILGPTVWVDVLGHAKGSELFAYKNPALFSMTAAFFFTWLFSVTDNSARAQLERGKFKAQFIRSMTGIGAEGASEH
- a CDS encoding 3'-5' exonuclease, with product MSQRPIPAPSQLSLRYWRQRWLRARLLKAEFDFLLAGEPAQEWVSIDCETSSLDPRNAEIISIAAVRISGRRIELSDALSLLIKPSGALDPKSIPIHGLRAQDVAQGLAMDDALSQLLHFIGSRPIIGYYLEFDLAVINRQLKPWLGIALPNRAIDVSGLYYDRMVSAYSPEVDLRLERILHTLDLPALARHDPLNDALMAAMIFLKLSKNPNSA